The sequence TCAATCATGTTAAATATATGATTGATTATttgattgatttctttattttaagtgTGCCCAACCCTCATGGGTTTACAAGACACCAATATATGAGGATTGCAGCAATACATCCAAAACATACATAattctgcagctcagttctgAAACAAAATACGTTGCTGTTTATCCTAGGCCTCGCAAAGAAATTCTGCcatgaaaacataaacataacTCAAGTTTTTCATAGTCATCCaaccaaaataaatcaaaataaacagaggaCATCTTATTGAATAGTACCTCCCTTACATCTTCATATGCACGatagtaaaacataaaataaacttcATTCTCAACTTCACCTAAATCACACAGCAAACAAAGTCTGTCCTTCTCTGGAGTAACATTAAACCTCCCAGTCTCTAAAGCTAATGGTAACATTCCTGAGCCTAACTGTGCTAACAGGGATCTCTGCGTTCTGCTTCAGTTATACTTCACATACGGTTCCACACTGGATCTGTCCTTTATAAGATAATAACTTCATAATTTTGGTTTATACCGAATTAAACAGACCATTTTTCTCTAAACCTAAGAAACAAATTACTCCTCATCTCCTGAGTATCACCTGAAGATGAGTACAATCACAAATATAATATACATTTTACCCTGAATGTGATGCGAGTGTACAAGATTAGCAGGGCCTACAGAGGAAAAAGTgatgtatagaaaatggatggatgtatagaTGGATGTTATCAGCCCTCAAGCTTCCccagtttattattttaaaaggaaaacatgatgaaaagtTCTCCAGATGCTATCCCAACACAAGCATCGATAGCAACCACTCTTGCAGAGTGTAGTCAGAGTTACTGCAATATTACATCATCAGCTACGTGTCTATGAACACCAGTGAATGTTATGTTTAAAGTTGATATTTTCATATTTGCACAAGCGGGCTTGGGAGCAAAACTAGAATTGTAATCTATGAATTTTACTGTAGCTGGTTTATATTACATTTAATCATGGTGGCTATAACTGGCATTTACAACATGTAGATGAGAAGTTAGTACTTTCCTGTACAatatcatttaaaatgatttaaaatcagACTCTTACAGTGGCTGCATCGTCCCAGCAGTGGAGCAGGAGACTAAGAGTGGGATGAAACGGTGCTGCATGCAAAAGACGCTGGGGAGACAACGTTTGTGGCACCGTGCCTGTGGATGCACTAAAATAGCTCATTATTGATGGGACAGGTGATTTGCAGAGTGCATCCTGTGTTTAACCCCAAACTAAGGCCAATCAATGCACTTAAAAGTGAGCACTCATCAATACTGCcaacatgaaaatgtctggaCTGTGTGGGAGCACGATGCTCTGCTCTTGTTGGTCTGATTTAACCCCACTGCTCTGCTCTCTTTGCAGTTGACCAAGTGAAGTTCGGGCCTCCACTGAGGAAAGTCACAGAGCCTTATCCTGATTTGGTAATGAACCTTTCTGCAACACAGTGTGTGTGACACAGTTGTGTACTGATAATATATAGTACAATATGTAGATTTGACCAAAGGTTCTCTTCTGATTCTCTTCCCAGCATAGCTCCTATGATGATGACTGGAGCCTATCTGGAGATGAAGACAATTCGCCGTAAGACTTCTTTCTctctattttcttcatctttccTCAACCTCTGCTGTTAAAATTTCGGTTGTACCGGATACCTTTCTTAAAGCCATCAGTTAAGCTGAAAGTTGCTTTAGAAAACAATATatgattgttatttttaaaatggtgcCCAACACTGTCCTAAAAGCCAAAGATTTCCTCTCTGGTTGTGAAATGTGGtgatttcaaagtaaaagcatggATGTGTTAAGAGATGGACTAGAACTGGATAGTGCGTTCCAATATGGCAGTCATTCATTcctcttcaattttttttttttaatcagaataCGTCTCAAAGGCTTTTTAATCTTTATCAAAACctgaaattaattattttacaccatttattcATTATATTCATTGTGTTGCAGCCTTTTTTGTGACAGTCTAAAATCTTTTTTCAGAAAGTGTCACATGACTTCGGATACATCAAAACTGGCAAACTGCCTTTAGGGAGATTTGTGGCCTCGGTGTGCATCAGAAATAATCAAATATCATCGTCTCTAATGATAGAATGTGGGGATTAAAGCCTCAGAATGTGTAAAGGTATGAGGTATCTATGTGTTACCGGTATGAGTCCATCTCAGCTGCACTGATTAATTGGACTGATTGTTAAATGAGGATTTTTCATGAGTAGTAGCAGTAACAAATAAAGTGATGGTCACAGTAGTAGTGCTTTGTACAAATATTTGTACCTGTGCTTTTAACTAGCTGTCGTGACAAATTATCCTTGACAATAATATTTTTGCACAAACAGTataattctgttttcatctggttTTGGTCATCGTTTCTCTCAGTTATGATATAACTGTTCTCTCCAAGTGAATTGTTGTGATCTGGGAACATGGATGGCGACTGAGCAAAAAACACCGGCAGTTACACAATCAGACAGGATATAAACAAAGCAACAGTTAATCTTGATTCCTATCCAGGGGTCTGCATACCCCCTCTGTAGTTACCAGCGGATATAAGGGAAGACTCGTGAGTAGCTCAGCTAactttgaaaaacagaaatcatGATTTGATAAATAACATATCCATGTGTTTGCCGTTAAgacgaaaacacacaaatacaaaattacaaattgGTATGGGGTTGACATTTACCATTTCTGCTGGTGCAATAGGAAGAAACCAGCAGCTCAGGTAATGTatgcttctgttttcttctgaaAACTGTGCATACACATGTAAAAGATAGACTAAACTTAACATAGATCACTATATCTTGTATAAATCTAGTATTTTAAAGTCCACCAAAGTCCATGTTCGGGACATGCATAGTGTCAGTAAAGGGGAGATTCTTTGTCAGAGTTGTAGAGGATAGCATCCAGACTGCTTTCTTTgttggtgaagaaaactgtgtaGAACCCCAAATCTTCtggtttgccttttttttttttaaactgaaaatgactTCTGATGTTAAAGACTCACACAGAGGACTCGTGAATAAGTATTTGTGACATCTCTGCTACAAGCCCTCTGAGCAGTTAACCTGGCGAGTACAGAGTTGTAAGTACAGatagaaaaagcagaaatatccTTTAATTTGGCGCAGGTCTAAGCCTCAGTTTCAGTATCAGCAGCACTATGGGGCTTCAGAAATGGACAGAAGTGAACCACTGGTTGCTTCCCTCTCATTGTTGTGGGCCATTCAGGCCCATAGTCAGATAAACACCAGGTCTTCCTGTTGCAGGAGCCTGTTGGAATGTGTGGAGCAAGCTCTGCAGCTGAGGTAGGCCACGTCCATCAACTCCAGCCTTTCCTAACAGCAGTGTTTCCCCATCCCACATGAATTCACCTGAAATAAACCACTTGCTGTGGTATTATTATGATTTGAATATCAGCTAATGCCAATTTGTTTGACGTAATCAATGGGTTTGTGTTCGCCTTCCGCTAATCCCATCCCCACACCACATGAACTGGATGCAGATGCATATTCCAGCACAAACCCACTGGTTCTCAGCTTTTTAAGCTCCTTTGTCTGCTTTCTTGTGGTGTTTCCTtcatagttttgtttgtgtgctgctgTTACCCTACCCTCAGCATCTTTAGCATCTGTCTTTGTGATCCAGCTTGTTGTCATGATGCTTGATTTGGATCCCACTGGGTACATGGTTCTTACGTTTTTAGAGCATGACCATAACAGTGTTGCCCTTTTATCTTTCAGGAGTTTAACCATTCGGAGGGCGCCATCTGCTGATGTGagtgtgctctctgagtgctttcctttttgtctatgtaccgcttaatcctcagtaGGCTCAGTAGGGTTGCaaggagggctggagtctatcccagctgacttagggtgaaggcaggacacaccctggacaggtcaccagtctatcacagggctacatatagagacaagcaatcacactcacattcacacctatggacaatttagagggTTTGAAACAGAAGCAAAGAGCAAAGTAGATAAAAAACAGgattatttaaaacataaattcaGTAATGGAAAGTGAAATTGTAGCTAAACACTTTAAATATACCCTTTCTTCAATTGCATTGTAATCAGAACCTGATATGAGTTGTTGTTGCATTCTTTGGACTTCAAATCATCCTTTTCTGCTACCAATACTTCTCTACCCCATGTTCATTCACTCGTATATGTGTCTTCTTTCTACACTCTTGCTCTTTCACTTCTTTAGTTTGAGAGGAAACAAACTACATACtgtaaatgaaatatatatatatatattgttgttCATGCAAATGCACTTATTCTTGGTCTAATTATAATTTCTCTACATTGTTTTGCAATGTGTCCCTGTGCTCAGAAAAAAGCATTACGTAGATGTCGTGATATCTTGTATTTGGGTTGCATTGGTTTCATtcgaggggctgcacagtggcgtagtggttagcactttcgccttgcagcgagaaggtccctggttcgcgtcccggctttcccgggatctttctgcatggagtttgcatgttctccctgtgcatgcgtgggttctctccgggtactccggcttcctcccacagtccaaaaatatgctgaggttaattgattattctaaattgcccgtaggtgtgaatgtgtgagtgcttgtttgtctttgtatgtggccctgcgacagactggcgacctgtctagggtgtcccctgccttcgcccgagtcagctgggatagactccagcaccccccgcgaccctaatgaggattaagcggtgtatagataatggatggatggtttcaTTCGTGGTATTTTATGAAGCTAAAATAATCTGGATTGTTCTATTTGAATGAGTTTGATACATTGACCATTTGTCGGCATTCAGTCAATCTTCATCCAGCTGATGAATGGGTTAAATGCAGCCAGACTGCATGAAATATTTTTCGCGGCtccaacattttttctttctccctaCTTTCAAAGTTTTCCACCAAGACCATCAAAGCAGTCTGGTTCACCATCACATTGTTTTGTGGGTCTTTTACATATTTGAGATGCTGATGTAGTGCATTCACTCGCCATTAAAACATCAGTAAGAATCCTGCTGCAGTATCAGAGCAGCTGTGCCTTTCATGGATCCTGACATCTGAATCATCTCAGCAGTAGACCTTTGCAGCAggactttgtttttttcttcccctttgAAAGTCTAGAGTCACAGCAAAGCAACTTATCGTGGCTCACTGCTACAAAGGACCACTCTGACGGAGTGTATTAAAGGCAAAGTTATGTCTTTTATGCTTAACTGTGATATGATGGAACTACAGTACATCTGTTATTTACTAAATACATACAATCTGTACTCAACTGCACTTTTTCATACATTCAACTAGCTAGGTGACCTGCTAACCACACACAGCTAGCTGCTATGCCAAGAATTTCTCATCTTATTGCATTCATCTGTCTGTATTGGAacctggggagtttggaggtcaGGTCACCTTGGACTGCTTGTCGTGCCCCCTGGGCCATGCCTGAGAACATGCACCCCTCTCCATTAATCTGATGGCAACTGAATGTATCAGCTACATGTTTAAATTAGCACCCTTTTCTGCACAGACAATTTTACCAGGTCGAGCTTGTCTATACAGCTTGGCATTACTAATGGATAAGTAAGTAAGTATGTGTGAAGTGATTTGTGGAActctttttctacatttcagcaccaatattattccaaaaacaccacagagatCAAAAGATGCAGCTTGAGtatgaaaataagaaaacatcTTCCTCATTCAGTTTGCcctacattttcacatttattcaaaactgaaatgtccataaaataTAATGTTACTGTGATGAAACCAGAAAAGCTCAGGTTGATGCATGACATTTGAGATGATACACTGCCAtccaaaaatttggggtcactgggaaatgcccttatttttgaaagaaaagcattttttttttcaatgaagataacattaaatcaatgagaaatccagtctagacattgataatgtggtaaatgactattctaactggaagcggctgatttttaatggaatatctccataggggtacagaggaacatttccagcaaccatcactcctgtgttctaatgctacattgtgttagctaatggtgttgaaaggctaattgatgattagaaaacccttgtgcaattatgttagcacgtgaataaaagtgtgagttttcatggaaaacatgaaattgcctggatgaccccaaacttttgagtacATGTCCACTATGCAACATGATGTGTACTTATTAGAAAATAGTTTGTAACTGGCACGCGGGTTCAGATCACATACTAAATATGGAACCAATAGCCTTCAGAGTGAGTAAcatgtttgctgttgtttttcagggAGGTAAGAAGAGTGGCTTGTTCAGTCCATCTACAGCCTCTCTACCAGCCTTCAGCTCTCTAACTCCCGGCACAGAGAACACAGACCTAACATTGAGACCGAGCTGTACTCTGGGCCCTGACACTGCTGTCACAACAGACTCCCCCTCCACTACAGGTACAGCACATCACACCAGCTATTTCATGAGATCCCAGCTATGTTTGACTTTATCTTAAGCTGACCAAGTCATGAATGAGTCCCTACAAAAAATCAGTCCCTCTGCCTCTctcgtttttctttttataagtCTTGGCCAGGTGCTCAGCCACACAGGACATCAGACAGCGCTGCAGTGATCCGTGTCTGACTGCGGGAGAAGCTGTAACAGCAGAGAAGAGGAAAGTTACCACAGTTTGCTCCCCAAAAAGAGAGACACCACTGTCACCAGAGTGGAGCACACTGAGGAAAAAGACTGACGACTCTGTGAGTTCAACCCAAACATCTGCCTCTTCATATCAGTAACAAGCATCAGTTAGCTTGTGTGATTTGCTAACCTAATAACTTCCTAATGATTCGGTTTGTATCCGTTGAAGTCAGTCTGTCTGTAAGATGGCAAATCATGCAGCCAAACATGATATGGATTTGTAATGCCTCTGATGTACAGTTATTATCatctcctttgttttttttttttatgtgtaacCTTTAAAATTTCTAGAGGGCTGATTGTCATGGACTTCCTCCTACCCCTCAAGTCCATGTAAGTGTGAAAACTAACAGCATGTGACCTACAATAAAAGTTGACCTGGCAATGCTCTCACGACTAACAagatacactaccgttgaaaagtttgtggtcacttaaaaatgtccctatttttgagagaaagcagtttttcaatgaagatagcattaaatgaatcagaaatacagtctagatattgttaatgtggtaaatgactattctagctggaaacgactgagttttaatggaatatctacataggggaacagaggaacatttccagcaaccatcactcctgtgttctaatgctacattgtgttagctgatggtgttgaaatactgatgattagaaacaccttgtgtaattatgttaacacatgtataaaagtgtgagttttcatggaaaacatgaaattgtctgggtaaccccaaacttttgaatggtagcgttTGCTTCCTCCCATGGCATGATACAAATGTTCGTTGAcaaattcttcttcttgtttttaatgattaCTACATCTGATTCCATCATATTCCCCAGCCTGAGTTTGATATGTTGCAAGACTTTAGCACCCAGTTACTGCTTACTAGCCTATGGAGTCAATGATGTGCAAAACAGCCTTGTGCAGCTTTCAGTGCAGAACAGAATGTAGTTGTTATAACAACAGCTTCTGATGGCTTTTTGTTGGGATGGATAGCATTCTGAAACTGAATCGTCACTGTGACATGGTCGGACCTTTTGTGATTCAGTTGCTTTGCTGGTTGTGTAGATGGGAGCCTGCTTCTCTAAAGTCTTCAATGGTTGTCCTCTTAAAATCCACTGTGCTGTTACCTGGATTTTTCCCAAAACGAGAGGTAGGAAgactgtttttttcacatttcctgAAACTAatggttgtgtttttaattcaaagcagaaaaaaagtgaGTTTATGAGTTGTTAGGAGTTCCACCAGCAACATACAATTATAATATGGAGTTTGTATTACATTGCAGGAAAAAAGACTTATTCTCCTTTTCCTACTTAGATCAGTATCTTATTCTTGGGGCAGAGGAGGGCATCTATACTCTAAACCTTAATGAACTTCATGAAGATACACTAGAAAAGGTAAGATAAGGACTCAAGGATTGCTGTATGtaacatatttttataaaatgttagttctttgtttattttttctcattttagacTTAAAGAATGTCATTGGGAGGCGTTATTGGGGTtatattgaacatttttagatgCAGTAGGGGAACGGAGAGTGTGTGCTTTAGTCAGATCTCTGCTTTTTAATGATGTACTTCAGCTGGCTTCATTAAATGTAGCTTGTAGCATAGTATGAAGTGTAGGATGGGACAATGGCACTTTGTAGGGCCACTTTCTTGTTAAGTGAACctatatggcaaaaaaaaatctttcagcaACAGCTAGAGCACTGGTCATTCAGCAAGGTTCAACACATGCAAGCTCACATTCCTGGTGCATTACTAAGTAATGCCAACAGTGTATCCCTACTGTTAACCTTAAGATTTTTGCATCTAAAAGTAAATAATAACTTTTCAAAGCAGCAACACCCATCCTCATAATATTAGGTCTGATAAACCCACAAAATCACTAACCTGTTGCTTAGACTGGATTTGCTGAATTGTATTTTGTGTTAGGTGCCAATCTATCCCTTTGCATATGTACTACAGGTCTCAGACAGAGTATTTTGGGATCTTGTTCATAAGTAAAGGCGCAGGATATTTGAAAGTTGTGTTCATGGAGCAAAATCATGCTATCAAGCTGAAAGGAGGTGCCACTTTTGATTTTCAGGTCCATCTAAAGGCACTTTACCACTAGCACCTACTTgactcagtttgtcattttccattacaattgagtaccacctTATTGTGGGTGGAGTCACAAAACACCCACCGTCCTCGAACATGGTCTCAAATAATGCCGCGGCGGAGTCAAGGCCACTCTCCCTCCACTCCACTCCCCCCTCCACTGCTCGCCAGTTGTGCCCGTAAATGGCGTCCATTTAGCTAAACCACTTCCAACACCTCCGATTTGACCCACTCCGGTCGTTGTGGTCCTTGATGGTTCATGGTCTAGTGTGTCatcaatcagtggcctgcactctgtagacatcACATTATCAGCTCAACTCAGCTCGTTTAGAACCCCTgccgagtaggtactaaaatcgtacctggtaccaggtactacgtcctaatggaaaacctcacaaaccgaggAGAGTCGAGTCAAGCTGAGTAGGTGCGAGTGAAAAAGCGCCATAAGTTACAACACTCACATGTATTAATGAGTTCTGGGTAGTaactggaaaaaatgacatcacTAATAGAGCTAGCTTCTTTGACCAGGTGTCTGAGCTTGTTTTTAGAGACAGTTTGAGGAACCTATAATTGCACAAGGAGGTTACAATTCTCTGTTTAGAATGACTAGATGTTTTCCAGAAGTACTCCAGGCACATCTAAATGGGCGACCCCTCAGTCCAGATGCCATCTAGACTTGGAATGCCTAGCGATAATGGCTTCTTGCTTGGGTGTTTAAATTGAGGCAAGGATGTCAGATATGTTTTCTCAGTGTACTAATAGCGTAGATAATCTCATCACAATATCGCATGTCAAGGTCTGGGATATATTAGATGGCTGGATGATAACAGATAAGCGTGTTGGATGTAGGACAGCCAGGCAGTTGGGTCTGTGCACCTCTAAAACAGCAAGCAGTGGTGAGTACCTACTGACCTACAGACTCAGTGAAtggttctgtttgtcttttctttctttccacagCTCCTCCCACAGCGATGTACATGGTTATACGTGATGAACAATGTGCTGATGTCTGTATCAggtaaagcattttttaaaaatggttttgtcAGCGAACACAGTGTCCTATACATTATATGCTGCTCTAAAAAGTCTCCATCCTGCAGGGAAGTCCTCCCACCTTTATTCCCACAGTTTGACAGCTCTATTTGAGCAGAAAGGACATCTGCAAAAGAAGCACAGCAGTCTGTCACTTGGCAACAACCGCTTCACTGAGAGAATCAACCCTAGGTAGGACAAGCCATTAGAGATTTAAGTAAAAGGTTAAAATGTGTAGTGGTAGTGCTGTAAGCTTAATAACAGTAATACTGTCATTCTGGATACTACCACTGGATGGCATCAAAGTATGGCATTTTTAAACCTGCACTTCTTGGCTTTTAGTGGCAGCTTCTGTTTTTACCTTTAACTGGGTATTCTCTCTCGGCCCACAGAAAGTTTGCCGTATCTGTGAAGATTCCTGACACTAAAGGCTGTCGGAGATGTAGCGTAGGTAAGTGCTGCAGAATTTATTCTACgtgttctgtatgttttttttccccagaaatACCAACAACAGACTCTCCTCCTTTCTTATCTCTCTCAGCAAGAAACCCATACACAGACAGTACGTTTCTGTGTGCGGCGGTTCCATCTGGCCTGGTTCTACTGTTGTGGTATGAACCTCTCCAGAAGTTCATGCATCTGAAGGTTCGTACAGATGTGTTACACTTAAAATGGATGACAAATGACTCAATCATCACTTTTATAGACGTGCtttgtgggtcattccagaattggaggacatttgggcttcaaaatttttgaaaaataaacctcttcttacaattttctgctccatattcatcaataataggtaataaactatcaaaggcttgattgactcagcttacacatcagtgataccatttttattccatgttttatttgttgtttgctagcCCTACTTTattcacagtaacagggttgctaatccatgctaatgttagctttttctcaggagtagaagctagatgtTTAGCTAGATGTTACTGCTGagcaagaggacaaactgactgatggaaaatagTTAAGAGAATtagtcttatcctgataatatgaagTAGAGTGAGacgttcaatcaaggctgacaatgttgtgaaaatatgaaaaacagaagagaggacatagctttgctctagcCATTCTTTTGggaaactgtttgatgatgttaattccagtgtatcatgtgattcactgttttcttcttctaccacctaaaaaggttatgctgaCAGGGTTATTGTGGGACAcccgttccatgcataataattattatttaaactaTTACATCGATTACAAAAATGTTCCTAcgattacaagagacatcaatggaaaaaatatcagaaaaaagagatttaaatttcatttcaactgttttatttgagattcaattcgGTCattgggggggtgggacaagagaggAGGAACTCCaaacttatttggtatttttaaaaaaatattttcaaacattcttttctcctagttttttttagatttggtctcaggacaagtaaatgtacgcaacaactgcatgttttagtattttgtacatatttgaaatttgacgggtgggacataaaatatcctccaattctggaatgactctTGTAGTGACATTTAGGGACTCATGTCTTATATGATATGCAACAACATGAGTTCAGTGCAGGTTTAATGTGAGTCACCAGAACTCAGTCATAGTCACATGTCTGCTGTCTAAAAGTATTCTGCGATGACACACCTACGTCAACTCTCCAAGCAAGCAGCTACCATACCTACATTTGTGTTAAACATAATAACTTAAACATTTTAGATCAAAcacttgtggtcattttttaaaatcatgtaaccagactgtcttttttttgctgatatcTGTTTCTTTTGCAGCACATGGCAGTAAGGCTACCAGACTCTCTGCCAATATTtgagctgctggtgttggtaACAGATGAGTTTCCCCAGCTGTGTGTTGGGGTGAGAGACTGTAGTAATGGGAAAGCTCCAACCAGCCAGCAACTCCAGTTTGATGTCATAGAGCTGAACGGCACACCTGTTTCAGTACCAGGTCGGATGGACTGTTCTGTTTCTCCACTGTGTTTATGAAGCTTTGCCTAAATGTTAAGCTGAGTTTCATTGTCTCTGTGAATCTGCAGATAGTGGAGCACTCAAAGCCATGCAAGTCATCCAACTGGACCGTGACACTGTTTTAATTGCAGTGGAAAGTAAGTCATTTCCATCTCAACACACATGAATCCTCCACTAATCTTTCATGGTGTTTCATAATAAACTATACCTCAATTTCCATTCTCATtggacagaaactgtaaaaatcgtGAACCTGCGAGGACTTCCATCCAAAGAGCTGGCTGCAGAGATGGTCTTTGACTTCTCCATTGAAACACTAGGTAGAAGGAATGATGTGGAAAAAGACAGTGAATTAGACTTGATGTTGGTACTGACAACTGAGTGATGTGTCTATGTGTCCTAACAGTCTGCTTGCAGGATAGTGTGCTGGCTTTCTGGAAGCATGGCCTCAAAGGGAGGAGTTTTCATTCAGACGAGGTGATTACAAAATTGATGAAAGATTACCACTGAGCTCTTGTCATGTGTTTGTAATTCAGTCAAATTTGTGCTTGCTCCATGTCAATATAAGGTGAATTTCCTCTTCATATGCAGGTAACACAAGAAATTACAGACGAGAGTCGGGCATTCAGAGTTTTGGGAACAAACAGGTATGTTAACAGTAATCTGACAATAGCATCAATCATTCACAGTGGAAAAATGGTAGTATTAGTTGTAATACTGGTTGATAGTCGTATTATCAGTAATGATGTTAGTCCTGGAAGTGATTTAGAGAAATGTAGTAGACATTTTAACAATAATGGTAGTGatagtgagaaaaaaagacTGTAGTGGAATTAGTAACAGTAGTAGCAGTAGAAAAAGTAAGAGTATTAGTAAGGTTAATAGACATTGTAGGGTAGTAGTAGTGATATTTGTAGCAGCATTAATATTAGTGTTAGGGATCGCAGTTtgaaagtttaaaatgaaacacagactTCATGTCGGCAAAATCTGAGGAAGTGTGAAATTTTGCAGTAATGCAGACAAAGAATACTGACGCCATACACTGtgagcttctggaaaatgaTGGCATGTATCAGCATTGCTGTTTTGTTAGCTATCCTCCAGTAGCAGCAGATCTTTTTCTTCAGGAGTGATATGTGATTCTGTGGACTTTATGACTCCCTCAAATGTACAAAtgtgtacaaaaacaaaaaactatgatttatgatcatttaattttttaaaatggtttttaatggaatatctccataggggtacagtggaacatttccatcaaccatcactcctgtattctaatgctacattgtgttagttaatggtgttgaaaggctaattgatgattagaaaacccttgtgcaattatgttagtacatgaataaaagtgtgagttttcatggaaaacatcaaaaattgcctggatgaccccaaacttttgaacagtagtgtatgacGACATCTCTCTGAGGACACTGAGATGGCGCAGATTATTTTGCTGTGAAGCCAAAACTCAGCAACAGGACTGCGTCATTTTTCTACAAACTA comes from Amphiprion ocellaris isolate individual 3 ecotype Okinawa chromosome 23, ASM2253959v1, whole genome shotgun sequence and encodes:
- the map4k2 gene encoding mitogen-activated protein kinase kinase kinase kinase 2 isoform X2 — encoded protein: MDRIGVSFLNPLDDYELIHRIGCGTYGEVFKARNIRTSELAAIKIVKLDPGDDITSIQQEITMMKECKHKNIVAYFGSYHRNTKLWICMEFCGGGSLQDIYHVTGPLKEKQIAFVCRETLQGLYHLHETGKMHRDIKGANILLTERGDVKLADFGVAAEISASVAKRKSFIGTPYWMAPEVAAVEKKGGYNHLCDIWAAGITAIELAELQPPMFDLHPMRALMLMSKSSFQPPRLKDKTKWSASFQSFVKMALIKNPRKRPSAETLLQHPFVTQLLTRNLIIELLDMANNPELHTSHTHSMDDNELEFEEMAPDKIQSAGKHLSVERTLSEEQFDQVKFGPPLRKVTEPYPDLHSSYDDDWSLSGDEDNSPSLTIRRAPSADGGKKSGLFSPSTASLPAFSSLTPGTENTDLTLRPSCTLGPDTAVTTDSPSTTVLARCSATQDIRQRCSDPCLTAGEAVTAEKRKVTTVCSPKRETPLSPEWSTLRKKTDDSRADCHGLPPTPQVHMGACFSKVFNGCPLKIHCAVTWIFPKTRDQYLILGAEEGIYTLNLNELHEDTLEKLLPQRCTWLYVMNNVLMSVSGKSSHLYSHSLTALFEQKGHLQKKHSSLSLGNNRFTERINPRKFAVSVKIPDTKGCRRCSVARNPYTDSTFLCAAVPSGLVLLLWYEPLQKFMHLKHMAVRLPDSLPIFELLVLVTDEFPQLCVGVRDCSNGKAPTSQQLQFDVIELNGTPVSVPDSGALKAMQVIQLDRDTVLIAVEKTVKIVNLRGLPSKELAAEMVFDFSIETLVCLQDSVLAFWKHGLKGRSFHSDEVTQEITDESRAFRVLGTNRDIILQSTPTDDPSALSNLYILTGHESSY